The stretch of DNA TTCCATCATCGAGTAAGCGAAGAGCCTGTCGATAGCACCGTTTGATGCTTTGGCGAGGTACTCGTTGATTCCGCTCCACTCGCCCCGCTCGGCATCAAGGGTCATGCCTTTGAGAATCGGCTGGTTAGGGCCGGTCGGGTTGATCTCGTACGATGCTTTACCGTCGAGCCAGTTATATGCGCCGCACAGACCGAGGCGCTGCGGAGTAATTATACAGATGTGGGTCGGGGCAAACGACTGGCACAGCGTGCAGCTGTAGAAGGTATCGACGTTCTCGTCGGTGAGACCGCTGACGCGCTCGTCGCGCTCGTGATACTCTTTGCGGGCAACATCGAGAAGTTCGTGTACTTGCTCCGGCTCGGTAATAATGGTCACCTGAACTTTATCAACGATTGCCGGGAACTCGTTTAACAACTTGGTGTGCAGGATGCGGCCGATATCGGTAAGGCTGAAGCCCTTCTCAACGGCTTTCTTGCCGGCACGGATCCACATAACGTCACGCTGGGACACGTGCATGATACCCTCGGCGCCGTTGATCAGGTGATGAACCTGGCGCTCGAGAATCGGCTCGAAATCTTTCTGCATCTTGCGACCGGCGACATCGATGAGAATCGCCATCGGATAGGCTTTCTTCTCTTCCATATCTTTGAGGTCGATACCGACGAGCTCGATCTTGTTGTCCTCGACCTCGTCCATATCTTTCATGCGCAAGAGCTCGAACGCTTCGCTCTTTGCACCACCGAACTCAGCGAACAGATCATCTTTACGAATGCGCTCGCCCTCAAACGCGGCGCCGTATGCGACCGGGATCGGCACTTTGTCGATCTTGATCTTCAGGCCGCGAACCTCGATTGAGCGGTTGATGATATTGTCGACCGGGATGTTCGAGACGACGTGCTCGTAGGTGCAGACACCGGTCGGCAGAATCTGCGGGATGTCGGTATCGGCGATTGCCGGGAAGCCGTAGCTGATCGCGCCGGCCGCCGCAGCGTATTTAACCGGGTCGACTTCGCCCAGCGCAACAACGAAGGCGAAGACGCGGTTCTTGTTATAGCGAAGAATTCTCTCATAATCGCCCGGCTGCACGCCGCCGAACGCCATGGCGGCGCGAGTGGCGAAACCGACCGAGTAGATCTGTCCGTATACATGCGAGTCAAACGGAACGAGTCGGGTATCCCAACCGAGTTCGACACCGGCTTCATTGAGCTGGTCGGCAATGCAAACGCCGTCAGTCGAGCCGGCGAGGAAGGCATAGAGGCCTTTCTCCTGGCACTCGCGGGCAATTGCGACGGCTTGCTCGGTGGTCGGGGCGGCGCCGACGATTGCGGCAAAGCCCGGCGCGCTGCCGTCGACGAACTCGACGCCGCGGGCACGCATGATAACATCATCGGCCGCCCCGACATAGAGGTCGGTTACCGGGGCATCACCGATGCCGATGTAGCGAAGCGCCATAATCATCTCGGCGCCGAACAGCATGGCGATACCGGCATCGAGCGTATTACCCAGATACGGAAGCCACAAATCTTTGGTCGGCTCCTCGGGGAGCAGGTCTTTTGCGATTTTTAGGACACGCTCCATGTCGGAGAGCTTCTCGATTTTCTCGCCGCTCAAACCGTAGATAACCGGGAGATAATAGCCGGTATTCGGGAATGCGACTTCATGATTCGGCCCTTTGGCGTCGATGGCCTCTTTAATCCGTGCTTCCGCCAGATTGATGGTTTCATGAGCGCCCCTAATTGCTGAGGTAGCAATAATCTTAGACATTCAATTCCCTCCTCATTTCCATGTCGAAGAGGACACGTTCTTTTTGTGAATCTATGCCAAGCTTTTTCCGTTGTGCTTGGATATGATTGAGCGACGCCTCGAGAATCTCTTCCTTAGTCGGGAAGAAGTCGAAGCGCGCACCGAATTTCTCTTCAAAGCCCTTGGTGGTGAGCTCGTTCATAACATCGCTGCCGCGATACGGTGCCTGGACACCGCCAAAGACGACGTACGCGCCGGATGCGACGCAGTAGAGCGCAATCTCGAGCGCCTTCTCCGAGTACCACTCGGGTGCGATGCCGACGGCCGGCAGGTCGCTGATATCCTCGCCGAGGCCGCCTTCGTTGACGATGTCGGTGAGAAGGGTCAGGATACGCGTGTTATCAACACACGAGCCCATGTGCAGAACCGGCGGAATGCCGACGGTTTCTGCGATCTCTTTGAGGCCCGGGCCCGCAATCTCGAGCGCCGCTTCCGGCGTCATATAGCCGTACTTGGCTGCGCCGATTGCCTGGCAGCCGGTCATAACGACGATGATATCGCGTTTAACGAATTCCTCAACGAGGTAGCGAGTCGACTCATCATGGCCGGTACGCGGGTTGTTGCAACCAACGATTGCCACCGCGCCCTGGATGCGACCGCTGATAATCGCATCGTTAAGCGGACGAAGACCTGCGCGCATCTTACCGCCGAGTATATAGCGGATGTATTCATGACTGAAACCGCCGACCATCGGGCTCTTGTGATCAGGAATGAACACATCGCCCTTGCGGTTTGCGTAATTATCGATAGCTTCTTTAACAATGACCTTGGCGGTTGCCTCTGCGTTGTGTTCATCGAACTGGATGTGCTCGGCACCGGTGATCTGCGCGCGCTCGTTAGTCGTGATGATCTTGGTGTGATATTCTTTTGCGGCTTCAACGATACCCTGGAAGACGCACTGTACGTCAACGATCATGGCGTCGACAACGCCGGTGGCAATTGCGAGCTCTTGCTGCAGCGAGTTGCCGGCCGGACCGACACCGCGGCGCATGAGCACCTCGTTCCCGGTACAGCAGATACCGCCGAGCGTAATGCCCGCGGCGCCTTTGCTCTTGGCGTATTCGACCATCTCATCGCTGGTCGCCACGTCGACGATCTTCTCCGAAAGGAGCGGTTCGTGGCCGTGGAGCACGATATTAACATTTTCTTTCTTCAAAATACCGAGGTTGGCCTCGGAGCGAACCGCCTTCGGCGTACCGAAGAGGATATCTGAGAGATGGGTGGCGAGCATTGAGCCGCCCCAACCCGACGCCAACGAGAGGCGAACGGTCTGGTGCAGGATATGCGCGGCATCCTGGTCGGTTCCTGCGTGCGTCTGGTGAAGCAGCTGCACGACCTCACGGTCGAAAGCGCGCGGGAAGATATCGAGTTTTTTCCAGAGTTCCTGGCGTTTCTTGGTGGCTTGTTTGGTAAGCACCATCGGCTCGCTGTCTTGCTTACCGAACTGCCTGAGCGCGGCCTCGCCAACGGCGATCGCAATCTCTTGAGTCGTCTTACCCTCGGTTGGAACCTCGAGGTATTTTGCGACGTTCATTAGTTTTTCAACATCTTTAATTTCGTAGCCGGGGGCTTCACCCTTGGCGGCAGCAAGGAACGTAAGTGCGATGCTGCGTCCGTGGTCGGAGTGGGCGGATGCACCGGCGGCGACAGACCGCGCGAAATTGCGGGCGGCAACGGTGGATAGCGTCGCACCGCACACGCCGGTTTTCGGCTTGCCGTCTTTTGTGGTTCCGTGCAGGTTGCACGGCCCCATGCCGCAGACTCGGCAGCAGCTGCCCTCAGAGCCAAACCTGCAGGCTTTGGACTCCTCAGCTCGGCTGAACATGGTAGACATGTCGCCGACTTTTTCCAGCATCTCTAAGGTCGCTGGATCTACGCTTCTGATTCTGTCGGACATACTCTCTCCTTCAATCGATCTAGTGATCTCACAGCGCCGGTTTCGACTGCGCTGTTTTTGCCCTATCTATACTTAAACCCCGAACTCAGCAATTGTCTGCTTAATGAGTCTGACGGACTCGGGGTGTCTCATGATAAGGATGTCTGAGCCGGCGAGCATGACGGCCACAGCGGTAATGGTCTCCCAAATAATTCCACGCTTCTTCTGATCGCCCCACTGTGGTGCTTCCTCTTGGGTAATCTTGGCTTCTTTTGCCTTCCAGACCTCGCGGCCGAGGTTGGAAATCGCCGGGCTCTGCAGCATGTTGTCGTTTTGCGACAACGCCGCGAGTTTAATGCGCTCGTTAACCGAGAAACAGTACTCGAGGCCGTAGCCAAGCGCACCGGTTGATGGGTCGATGAGCAGGTTGTCTAAGGACACGCCAAGATTGCTCATAAGGATGTTAAGCTGTTTAGCCATATTAACGTCGATCGGGGTTTCACCGGCGACTTTGGTGCCAAAGCCCATGGCTGCCGCGGCAACACTCTTGTAGTTGTCTTCAACGGCCGGGCCAATGACAACGTTTTTGCCCTGGGTTGCCTCGGCGACCGCTTTGAGCACCTCGGCATCTTTGTCGACGTTACCCGAGCCGTAGACGATGATTGGAATGCTGACGGCGCCGGACACGGCATTTACGATTGCAACCGCATCTTCAACGCTCTTGTTGAGACCGTTCGGGTCGGTGCTGGCAAGCTGCAGGCAAATCATGTCGGCGCCGAATTCGCTCTCGCATTTGCGTGCCCACGCTACCGGGTCGCCCCACACGTCACCTAAAACACTGTTGAGCTCGTCCGCCCAACCGACCGGTTTGCTGTCGAATACCTCCATCGCGATCTTCGGCCCGTTTGGCATACTACCCTCAAACGTATAAAACGGCAGCGTATTTTCGCCGCCCACTTTTACTTTGGTAGCTGAGCCCAGTTCAAGTTCCCTAATCTTACCGCTGTATGATTCAGTCGGTGCCTGAAAGGCCATACATTCTCCCCCTTTTCTCAAGCTTTCCAGCTCTATGCTCTATCTACATTGACATAACTTTACACACCGTACTTGGCAAGTATCGAATCTATAGCCTGAACAACCCGCGAATCCTCCGGCAGATTGATCATCGGGATATGGTTGATTGCATAATCGAATACCGTATCATCGAGCGGTATCGTGCCCGCGATCTCGAGCCCATGGCTCTGCACCTCTTCGGCAAGGCGTGCAGGCAACTCGCCGTTAACGCGGTTTATGATTAACCCGGTTTGCTTAACCGATACCCCCATCTCTTTGGCAAGCTCGTTGATCCGGGCGGCGGTCATAACGCCGACCGGGCTCGGCTCGGATACGAGCAGCAAAAGATCGATATTCATGGTGGTACGGCGGCTCAAGTGCTCCATACCGGCTTCGTTGTCGATTACGATATATGGATAATTCTTCGAAAGTACTTCGATATAGCGGCGCAGCATATTGTTTGCTGCGCAATAGCAACCGGGGCCCTCGGGGCGGCCCATGACCAACAGATCAAAGCCTGTGGCCTCAACGAGCGTATCCTGCAGCAGATATTCCATATACATATCCTTGGACATGCCCGCCGGAATCTCGTTCGCGCCGATTTTATTCTTGAGTTCTTCTCGCATGCCGCCGATCGTCGAGTCGACATCAACACCGAGTTGCTCGTTCAGATTAATATTCGCGTCGGCGTCGACCGCAAACACCGGGGTTTTGCCGGTGCGCAGGAAATGCCCGATAACTAAACTTGAAAGCGTTGTTTTGCCGGTACCGCCTTTACCGGCGACCGCTATTGTATAACTCAATTACCTGCACCTTCCATGAGCCGGGGTCCCAGCGTTCCCTCAGCCAAATTACCTTATGTTGTTTTTCTTATTTAATGTAGCTTGTAAGTATTGCAACGTACTTCCCGACTTATCTTTGAGATTACGCCCTTTACGAGCAAACCTCAATATTTTCAATATAATTACACAGCAAATTTATGTACGGCTTCGTTCGTTGACACGTTCTAGTACGCTCGGGAAAGCAGCCAGATCCGTATGGGGCAAGAAAAGCGCCGACACGTAGTTATCCATGTAGCCGGGATGCGTCGAAAGCTCCAAATACGTCATTTTTTGTGCGACCTCAGTCGCTGACCTGTGTGCTGCTTGGGAGAGCAATACGAGATGCGCCCCCATTAGCGAGCCATTGCCCACATATTTTACAATTTCTTCAGGAAACTCCGGTA from Candidatus Aquicultor sp. encodes:
- a CDS encoding AAA family ATPase, which gives rise to MSYTIAVAGKGGTGKTTLSSLVIGHFLRTGKTPVFAVDADANINLNEQLGVDVDSTIGGMREELKNKIGANEIPAGMSKDMYMEYLLQDTLVEATGFDLLVMGRPEGPGCYCAANNMLRRYIEVLSKNYPYIVIDNEAGMEHLSRRTTMNIDLLLLVSEPSPVGVMTAARINELAKEMGVSVKQTGLIINRVNGELPARLAEEVQSHGLEIAGTIPLDDTVFDYAINHIPMINLPEDSRVVQAIDSILAKYGV
- the cooS gene encoding anaerobic carbon-monoxide dehydrogenase catalytic subunit, yielding MSDRIRSVDPATLEMLEKVGDMSTMFSRAEESKACRFGSEGSCCRVCGMGPCNLHGTTKDGKPKTGVCGATLSTVAARNFARSVAAGASAHSDHGRSIALTFLAAAKGEAPGYEIKDVEKLMNVAKYLEVPTEGKTTQEIAIAVGEAALRQFGKQDSEPMVLTKQATKKRQELWKKLDIFPRAFDREVVQLLHQTHAGTDQDAAHILHQTVRLSLASGWGGSMLATHLSDILFGTPKAVRSEANLGILKKENVNIVLHGHEPLLSEKIVDVATSDEMVEYAKSKGAAGITLGGICCTGNEVLMRRGVGPAGNSLQQELAIATGVVDAMIVDVQCVFQGIVEAAKEYHTKIITTNERAQITGAEHIQFDEHNAEATAKVIVKEAIDNYANRKGDVFIPDHKSPMVGGFSHEYIRYILGGKMRAGLRPLNDAIISGRIQGAVAIVGCNNPRTGHDESTRYLVEEFVKRDIIVVMTGCQAIGAAKYGYMTPEAALEIAGPGLKEIAETVGIPPVLHMGSCVDNTRILTLLTDIVNEGGLGEDISDLPAVGIAPEWYSEKALEIALYCVASGAYVVFGGVQAPYRGSDVMNELTTKGFEEKFGARFDFFPTKEEILEASLNHIQAQRKKLGIDSQKERVLFDMEMRRELNV
- the acsB gene encoding acetyl-CoA decarbonylase/synthase complex subunit alpha/beta, giving the protein MSKIIATSAIRGAHETINLAEARIKEAIDAKGPNHEVAFPNTGYYLPVIYGLSGEKIEKLSDMERVLKIAKDLLPEEPTKDLWLPYLGNTLDAGIAMLFGAEMIMALRYIGIGDAPVTDLYVGAADDVIMRARGVEFVDGSAPGFAAIVGAAPTTEQAVAIARECQEKGLYAFLAGSTDGVCIADQLNEAGVELGWDTRLVPFDSHVYGQIYSVGFATRAAMAFGGVQPGDYERILRYNKNRVFAFVVALGEVDPVKYAAAAGAISYGFPAIADTDIPQILPTGVCTYEHVVSNIPVDNIINRSIEVRGLKIKIDKVPIPVAYGAAFEGERIRKDDLFAEFGGAKSEAFELLRMKDMDEVEDNKIELVGIDLKDMEEKKAYPMAILIDVAGRKMQKDFEPILERQVHHLINGAEGIMHVSQRDVMWIRAGKKAVEKGFSLTDIGRILHTKLLNEFPAIVDKVQVTIITEPEQVHELLDVARKEYHERDERVSGLTDENVDTFYSCTLCQSFAPTHICIITPQRLGLCGAYNWLDGKASYEINPTGPNQPILKGMTLDAERGEWSGINEYLAKASNGAIDRLFAYSMMENPMTSCGCFEAIVAHIPLIDEESGMIYSGFMVVNRDYAGETPFGMTFSTMAGLVGGGMQNPGMAGVGKYFLGSPKFLAADGGFARVVWMPKELKEQLSGILQAQTDRLGMPDLLDKIADETDTVSMEGLGEYVKSVGHPVTGMDPLGM
- a CDS encoding acetyl-CoA decarbonylase/synthase complex subunit delta — translated: MAFQAPTESYSGKIRELELGSATKVKVGGENTLPFYTFEGSMPNGPKIAMEVFDSKPVGWADELNSVLGDVWGDPVAWARKCESEFGADMICLQLASTDPNGLNKSVEDAVAIVNAVSGAVSIPIIVYGSGNVDKDAEVLKAVAEATQGKNVVIGPAVEDNYKSVAAAAMGFGTKVAGETPIDVNMAKQLNILMSNLGVSLDNLLIDPSTGALGYGLEYCFSVNERIKLAALSQNDNMLQSPAISNLGREVWKAKEAKITQEEAPQWGDQKKRGIIWETITAVAVMLAGSDILIMRHPESVRLIKQTIAEFGV